A stretch of Castanea sativa cultivar Marrone di Chiusa Pesio chromosome 2, ASM4071231v1 DNA encodes these proteins:
- the LOC142626005 gene encoding TNF receptor-associated factor homolog 1b-like isoform X1 has product MYGVLLCCRRAKCGLRCIIDCSMRWLYSCLVSKFMSVGEGILKWEIAGTVSEETGVGRSMEGFSSGQHCQSGKALAELQSFEQVESGTPSASPLDWETDDDNEEGPKPSELYGKYTWRVEKFSELKKRDLSSNQFEVGGHKWYILIDPQGCDVCHHLSLFLCVANHEKLLPGWSHLAQFTIAVVNKDPKKSKCFDTLHRFQKNEHDWGWKKIVDLTKMPDGFIDADTLTIKAQVQVIRERAERPFRCLDCQYRRELVPVYLTNVERNYQRFLEEKRSKLGKLIYDKARWSSFRTFWLGIGQNARHQMSREKIDVILKAVVKHFFIDKEITSTLLMDSLYSVLKALKDDTMCKKGRLKLLEAEEMPAPMVRVDKDMFVLVDDVLLLLERAAMDLLPPKDEKGPQNCTKDGNSGGDFNKDSIQCDERRLTELGHRTVEIFVLAHIFSNKIEVAYQEAVALKEQEELIREEEESWLAEGEQKAKRGAAKKEKKSE; this is encoded by the exons ATGTATGGTGTGCTGTTATGTTGTCGTCGTGCAAAGTGTGGTTTGAGATGCATTATTGATTGTTCTATGCGTTGGCTTTATTCGTGTCTAGTGAGCAAATTTATGAGTGTGGGGGAAGGGATTTTGAAGTGGGAAATAGCTGGGACTGTGAGTGAGGAGACTGGAGTGGGAAGGTCCATGGAGGGATTTTCAAGTGGGCAGCATTGTCAATCTGGGAAAGCATTGGCGGAATTGCAGTCTTTTGAGCAGGTGGAAAGTGGAACCCCATCGGCATCACCTCTTGACTGGGAaactgatgatgataatgaagaAG GGCCAAAACCTTCTGAGTTGTATGGAAAATATACGTGGAGGGTGGAGAAATTTTCggagttaaaaaaaagagatcttAGTAGTAATCAATTTGAGGTTGGCGGCCACAAATG GTACATTTTAATTGATCCCCAAGGATGTGATGTCTGCCATCATCTCTCTTTGTTTCTGTGTGTTGCTAATCATGAAAAACTACTTCCAG GCTGGAGCCATCTGGCACAGTTCACTATAGCAGTTGTGAATAAAGATCCAAAGAAATCTAAATGCTTTG aTACATTGCATCGATTCCAGAAGAACGAGCATGACTGGGGGTGGAAAAAAATCGTGGATCTGACAAAAATGCCGGATGGGTTTATTGATGCTGACACTCTTACAATAAAGGCACAAGTTCAAGTCATCAG GGAGAGAGCAGAAAGGCCTTTTCGTTGTCTTGATTGTCAGTATAGGAGAGAACTTGTTCCGGTATATCTAACAAATGTGGAACGGAATTACCAGCgatttttggaagaaaaaagaagcaagcTTGGGAAGTTGATATACGATAAAGCAAGGTGGTCAAG TTTCCGTACCTTCTGGTTGGGAATTGGCCAAAATGCTAGGCATCAAATGTCCAGGGAGAAGATAGATGTGATTCTAAAAGCAGTTGTGAAGCACTTCTTTATAGATAAGGAAATCACATCTACTTTGCTAATGGATTCCTTGTATAGTGTATTGAAGGCTCTTAAAGACGATACTATGTGTAAGAAAGGGAGGCTGAAATTGTTGGAGGCTGAAGAAATGCCAGCCCCCATGGTTCGTGTGGACAAAGACATGTTTGTATTAGTTGATGATGTCTTATTGTTACTTGAGAGGGCTGCCATGGATCTGTTGCCTCCGAAAGATGAAAAGGGTCCGCAGAATTGTACAAAG gaTGGAAACTCTGGAGGGGACTTCAACAAAGATTCTATTCAGTGTGATGAAAGGCGTCTTACAGAATTGGGCCACAGAACTGTGGAGATATTTGTCCTTGCCCATATTTTCAG